The genomic window CAGCGTCATCACGATAAACACGGCGGTCTGCCCCATCAGGTCGCCCCATGAGCGGGCGAAGGCCACCAGCGCGATGTTGGCGGCGTTGAGCATCAGCTCCACACTCAGGAAAATGAGAATCGCCGTGCGGCGGGTCATCACACCGATGAGGCCGAGCGCGAACAGGACGCCCGACAGCGCGAGGTAATACGAGGTCGGCACCATCTCAGGCACGCTCCTTGAGGGGTTCGGAATTCAGGGCGGGGGCGCTCTGCCCTTCGCGCCACGCACGCGGCGCCGGGGGCAGTTCGGCGCCCGTTTCATCAGTCACGCCGT from Deinococcus radiodurans R1 = ATCC 13939 = DSM 20539 includes these protein-coding regions:
- the nuoK gene encoding NADH-quinone oxidoreductase subunit NuoK, with product MVPTSYYLALSGVLFALGLIGVMTRRTAILIFLSVELMLNAANIALVAFARSWGDLMGQTAVFIVMTLAAAEVAIGLAIIVAIFRGRETTNVDDLAQLRG